CAACTATTGGTGGAGGAATACTCTATGATAGGTatgaacaaaaacaaatgaGGAAGAAATGGATGGATGCTGTTAAACATTTTGGTGAAGTGAGTTATGCTGCTGATGAGATACCTCGTAAACTAACCATTTTCATTGCCCCTCCAccaaatgattttttggatgaatcattaaaattgtTCAGAAAGTTCATTAAACCGGTATTGAACGCAggtgttgttgattttgagATTTTCAGTGAATCCAGACAGGGTGATATTAGATCATCTGTTGCAGAAAGGATCAGAGACTTGAGGCGTAAACAGTTGGTTGACGAGACCCCCCAAAAAAACGAATCAAGTGAAAAGCAAGTTAACGACGAGGAAGAATTGAAGAGCCGATCGGATTTATACAAAGCAAAAGACGTACTTGGGTTATATAAAGTGTTTCCTGCAGATATCAACATCAAATCAGAAGACTCAATTGATGCTTCCTCTGCTGGTGGTATTATATGTGTTGGTAGAGGTGCCTACAAGGAGTACTTATCTGGTGTTCATGAAGGATTATTAGGTCCACTTGAAAAGCCACAAAGTGtgattgatgaagaaatcaaattagctgaggaaaagaaaaaggaaaaggagGAAAATCCAGAtaatgatggtgatgatgataatgagCAAAGCAATTTGAAGCCAGTGCCATTGAGATTTATCAAACCTGAAGAATATGCTAATGCACAACTAGCCCCAGAACTCGATTTGTCAACTGTTGTAAAGGATGATAAAGGGGTGCCTGTGTTCTTTGAACAACCAGTGTACACATTCCCATTACCGAACCTCGTTGGGTTCAGTAATATTCCACGTAAAATCTATCGATACTTTACCAAAAGATTTCTTGTTCACGACTTTGGAGAGAGGACAGCTACTATTgtgaataataaatcaagaCCATTTGTATATAAGGACGTTTTAATGGCTAAAGAAGAGGAAATGGATTGGCCTAAAAAGTGGGTAGAAAAGGGTAAAGAACGTAATTCTGAATGGGTGCAGGAGTTGGAACACGATGAAAGAGTAACATCACGAATGAAGGTGTTTGAATAAGTTATTCAATGACCCgctttccttttttttttttttgttttgtgtaTTTTGAACTTTCACTGTGTATTTTATTAGAGATAGATTATTTTCTTGTCCATAGCGTATAATTATAGGTGAAATCACCTTCCGTGATATTGTCTTCTAATAAAGTATCTCCGACAAATTTTTGCAACTCCGATTTTGGTTGCTTGGTCCAACTTTCTAATGggaatttcaaaaatgtaTCCATTTCGATAGACTCTGGATCTGGGTGTTCAATTTCTGTGATTAATAGATGAGTCactaaagaattatttatcaattcattGTAAATTTCTGCCCCTCCAATTATGAAAACTCTTTCAACATCAGATACGAGATTAAGTGACGATTCGATTGAGCTAGCATGAACGATGTTgtcatcaataatttcatttttatatGATCTGgataatattatatttaatcTATCTGGAAGAGGTCTAAACTTTTGTGGTATAGACTCCCAAGTTTTTCTACCCATAATAACAGCATTACGAGTACCTGGCCTCGTTGTTTTCGTAGTGACGTCCTTGAAATATCTTATTTCCTTACGAAGTCTCCAAGGCATTTTACCTTGGTATCCAATTCCCAAAGCAGGCTTTAGTGCCGCAACAATAATTGCAACGTTTGGTTTCAGCATCGTTGTCTATTCGTGTAGTTCTATGTTCATGGTGgcagtttttttttcaatcaaaaaaaaaaaaaaaaaaaaatgtcttgtttgttgttgatcgTTTTTGTATTAGAATTGAGTAGACAACGATAACGATTCTTTGTTTCATAATCCAGTATTATAATTCCAAACATGCAACACTGCATAACCCGCCAAAAAACCACCTGTTGAATTAAGTCCTAAGTTCATACTCATCAATAGTGACAGTCTATGAAATACAGTGGTAAATGGACACACGTCCTCTGAGGAAAAGTATATAAGAAGCTGGATATTCCCCACGATTTCGACTAACCATATATGCAACATAATTCCACATTAATATTAGTACTGAAAGTATACAGTTAGTTCATGAATTTTAAAAACTTGATAACGCATCTTATTTATCCTCAATTATGACGAGCTTCTACAACCACTTTTCGTATTATGTCATCTACAGATATCGAAATAACTCTTTTTGTTAGGTTAGTAGACAATCAATCGGACATTGTTCCAATAATTGTCAAATAATTACCAAAATGTATGCTTCCAGAATTGTTATCTATATCTCCTATCAGAAAAGCAAGCAGCTACTACTATCTTATCCAACGTAAATATCACTGATTCAGTTTCTAGACACCAAATCAATTATGAAGGTAATAATGATTACGCCAAATGCAAGTGCGtccaatttgatattgaaatgGCTAACCTAAAACAGGGTGTGGATCAATAGGGCATTTACCCTACAAAAATACACTTTGATGGTATGGAACAATTTCAAGCTGTCCTGAAAGATTTTCCAGAGGTTTTGCAAAATGTCAAGAGCCTCACCGGCTCATTTTATAGTTTACATGGTGAAGAATCAAGAAGGATCTTACGTGAGGTGGTGTCTTCCGGAGTTAAATTTGAACTTCTAAAACTATTTGAATTTGGGGATATGGGTTCTGTGCCCCTTTTTTTGAAGGATCTTGATCTTGTCAATACCAATTTAGAGACAAACAGTATTTCTGGATTGCAGCGGTTGAATTCTGATACTAGAAATATGAATACAACACCCTTGGATTATTCCTTTATTTCACGTTTGCTTTGACGAGAGTTTTAGAATTTTTAAAGTGGCAACAGAGTTTATAATCATGGTTGATTTCCtaagttttgaaaattctGATTTTATGTACCATTTACCAAGTGGCCTTAAAAGCTTACATTCAAATGGTTCCAACGAAAGTACAATGAAGCCTCTCGATCCAAAAATCAAGTGGCCCTCTACATTGAAAGTATTTGTTATGAGATtctttgatattgatggtAAAGCATTG
This sequence is a window from Candida dubliniensis CD36 chromosome 7, complete sequence. Protein-coding genes within it:
- the DFR1 gene encoding dihydrofolate reductase, putative yields the protein MSKPNVAIIVAALKPALGIGYQGKMPWRLRKEIRYFKDVTTKTTRPGTRNAVIMGRKTWESIPQKFRPLPDRLNIILSRSYKNEIIDDNIVHASSIESSLNLVSDVERVFIIGGAEIYNELINNSLVTHLLITEIEHPDPESIEMDTFLKFPLESWTKQPKSELQKFVGDTLLEDNITEGDFTYNYTLWTRK
- a CDS encoding mitochondrial import inner membrane translocase subunit, putative (Similar to S. cerevisiae TIM54); its protein translation is MPDANEVKPKKGWSNPALRMMGIPRISLPSRNWMIFWTVLTTIGGGILYDRYEQKQMRKKWMDAVKHFGEVSYAADEIPRKLTIFIAPPPNDFLDESLKLFRKFIKPVLNAGVVDFEIFSESRQGDIRSSVAERIRDLRRKQLVDETPQKNESSEKQVNDEEELKSRSDLYKAKDVLGLYKVFPADINIKSEDSIDASSAGGIICVGRGAYKEYLSGVHEGLLGPLEKPQSVIDEEIKLAEEKKKEKEENPDNDGDDDNEQSNLKPVPLRFIKPEEYANAQLAPELDLSTVVKDDKGVPVFFEQPVYTFPLPNLVGFSNIPRKIYRYFTKRFLVHDFGERTATIVNNKSRPFVYKDVLMAKEEEMDWPKKWVEKGKERNSEWVQELEHDERVTSRMKVFE